The following proteins are encoded in a genomic region of Kosakonia oryzae:
- the btuB gene encoding TonB-dependent vitamin B12 receptor BtuB, protein MIKKASLLTALSVTAFSGWAQDSSSDNLVVTANRFQQSAKTVLAPTEVVTREDIDRWQSRSLIDVLRRLPGVDIAQNGGLGQTASVYVRGTEAKHLLLLIDGVPVARSGISNDPELNQIPLSLVQRVEYIRGPRSAVYGSGAIGGVVNVITMTDSEKSQVNASMGSKGYQTYDGTLRQRFGDTMVTAAGSYTSTRGFNVQPDSTWDHDEDRDGYRNKTFWGSLQHKFDDHFDGFFRGYNFSNNVDYDLGSAPFSPDYSADERQLYVQGWDTGLNFNQGIYSSQLLASYQKSKDYNYSSIYGRYNDGTTLDDMEQRYIQWGNNIAVGKGSLGAGVDWKQERLVSSDQSTSDSYDRDNTGLYLNGMQQFGDVTLEASGREDKDDAFGWHGTWQTAAGWEFVENYRLTLSYGTSFLAPSLGQQYGAKRFGIASNPDLKPEESKQWEAGVEGLTGPVDWRLSAYRYEIDNLITYSDTAYYNINAATIKGVEWTGSVDTGIFSHRVTLQYIDPRDDETNEVLPRRAKRQAKYQLDWSIFNVDMDLAWEYFGKRYDNRTSTYNPEQRVLPSYSTVDLSASYPVTSHLTVRGKIANLFDKEYETAYGYQTAGREYTLSGSYTF, encoded by the coding sequence ATGATTAAAAAAGCTTCGCTGCTGACGGCGCTCTCCGTCACGGCATTTTCCGGCTGGGCGCAGGATAGCAGCTCAGACAATTTGGTGGTGACAGCAAATCGTTTTCAACAATCGGCTAAAACCGTGCTGGCGCCGACCGAGGTGGTGACGCGCGAGGATATCGATCGCTGGCAATCCCGTTCGCTCATTGATGTGCTGCGCCGTTTACCGGGCGTGGATATCGCGCAAAACGGTGGGCTGGGACAAACAGCGTCCGTTTATGTTCGCGGTACGGAAGCAAAACATCTGCTGCTGCTGATTGATGGCGTACCGGTGGCGCGTTCAGGGATTTCGAACGATCCCGAACTCAATCAAATCCCGCTCTCGCTGGTGCAGCGCGTTGAGTATATTCGTGGGCCGCGCTCTGCGGTTTATGGCTCCGGCGCGATTGGCGGCGTGGTCAACGTTATTACGATGACGGATAGCGAGAAATCCCAGGTCAACGCCAGTATGGGCTCGAAAGGTTATCAAACCTATGACGGCACGTTGCGCCAGCGTTTTGGCGATACGATGGTGACCGCCGCAGGTTCTTATACCAGTACGCGCGGTTTCAACGTGCAGCCGGATTCGACATGGGATCATGATGAAGATCGCGATGGCTACCGCAATAAAACGTTCTGGGGCAGCTTACAGCATAAGTTTGATGACCATTTTGACGGTTTCTTCCGTGGCTACAACTTCAGCAATAATGTGGATTACGATCTGGGCAGTGCGCCGTTTTCGCCAGATTACAGCGCTGATGAGCGCCAGTTGTATGTTCAGGGCTGGGATACCGGGCTGAATTTCAACCAGGGGATCTACTCTTCGCAACTGCTGGCCAGCTATCAAAAAAGCAAAGACTACAACTACAGCAGCATCTATGGCCGTTATAACGATGGCACTACGCTGGATGATATGGAGCAGCGTTACATTCAGTGGGGTAACAATATTGCGGTGGGCAAAGGCTCGCTGGGCGCAGGTGTCGACTGGAAGCAGGAGCGTCTGGTTTCATCTGACCAAAGCACAAGCGACAGCTACGATCGCGATAATACCGGCCTCTACCTGAACGGCATGCAGCAGTTTGGCGATGTTACGCTGGAGGCTTCCGGGCGCGAAGATAAAGATGATGCGTTCGGCTGGCACGGCACCTGGCAAACGGCTGCTGGCTGGGAGTTTGTGGAGAATTACCGCCTGACGCTCTCCTACGGCACGAGTTTCCTGGCGCCTTCGCTTGGCCAGCAGTACGGCGCGAAGCGCTTTGGCATTGCTTCCAACCCGGATCTGAAACCGGAAGAGTCAAAACAGTGGGAAGCGGGTGTGGAAGGATTAACCGGTCCGGTTGACTGGCGTTTGTCCGCGTACCGTTATGAGATCGATAATCTGATCACCTATAGCGATACGGCTTACTACAACATTAACGCTGCGACCATTAAAGGCGTTGAGTGGACAGGAAGTGTCGATACCGGCATCTTCTCGCATCGTGTGACCTTGCAGTACATTGATCCGCGTGATGACGAAACGAACGAAGTGCTGCCGCGCCGCGCAAAACGCCAGGCTAAGTACCAGCTCGACTGGTCCATTTTCAATGTAGATATGGATCTGGCGTGGGAATACTTCGGTAAACGCTATGACAATCGCACGTCAACTTATAACCCTGAGCAACGTGTTTTGCCGAGTTATAGTACGGTTGATCTATCTGCCTCATATCCAGTGACATCTCACCTTACAGTTCGTGGTAAAATAGCTAACTTGTTCGATAAAGAGTACGAGACAGCTTATGGCTACCAAACTGCAGGACGGGAATACACCTTGTCTGGCAGCTACACCTTCTGA
- the murI gene encoding glutamate racemase, with translation MATKLQDGNTPCLAATPSDARPTVLVFDSGVGGLSVYDEIRHLLPDLHYIYAFDNVAFPYGEKSEEFIVERVVEIVTAVQAQYPLALAVIACNTASTVSLPALRDKFSFPVVGVVPAIKPAARLTANGIVGLLATRGTVKRPYTHELISRFANECRIEMLGSAELVVLAEAKLHGKEVPLEELRHILRPWLRMKEPPDTVVLGCTHFPLLQDELLQVLPEGTRLVDSGAAIARRTAWLLEHEAPDAKSAGDNIAYCMALTPETAQLLPVLQRYGFKTLEKLAL, from the coding sequence ATGGCTACCAAACTGCAGGACGGGAATACACCTTGTCTGGCAGCTACACCTTCTGACGCGCGTCCCACCGTCCTGGTGTTTGACTCCGGCGTCGGTGGGTTATCCGTCTATGATGAGATTCGGCATCTCCTGCCGGATCTCCATTACATCTACGCTTTCGACAATGTCGCTTTCCCCTACGGTGAGAAAAGCGAAGAGTTTATCGTTGAACGTGTTGTCGAGATTGTTACCGCTGTTCAAGCGCAATACCCCCTCGCACTGGCTGTTATTGCCTGTAATACCGCAAGTACCGTCTCTCTTCCCGCATTACGTGACAAATTCAGCTTTCCTGTTGTTGGCGTTGTGCCCGCCATCAAACCGGCTGCGCGCTTAACGGCAAACGGCATTGTAGGTTTACTGGCAACGCGCGGCACCGTGAAACGTCCTTATACGCATGAACTGATTTCGCGTTTCGCAAATGAGTGTCGTATTGAGATGCTGGGGTCGGCAGAGCTGGTGGTCCTGGCTGAAGCGAAACTGCATGGTAAGGAAGTGCCGCTTGAAGAGCTGCGCCATATCTTGCGCCCCTGGTTACGCATGAAAGAGCCTCCCGATACCGTAGTTCTGGGTTGTACGCACTTCCCGCTGCTGCAGGATGAACTGTTGCAAGTGCTGCCAGAGGGCACCCGGCTGGTGGATTCCGGTGCAGCCATTGCGCGTCGTACCGCCTGGTTGCTGGAGCATGAAGCGCCGGATGCAAAATCCGCTGGCGATAATATTGCGTACTGCATGGCGCTAACGCCTGAAACTGCACAGTTATTGCCCGTTTTACAGCGCTATGGCTTTAAAACGCTCGAAAAACTGGCTCTTTAG